The genomic region AATTTAGACTGTGTCAATAAACCTGAAAGATTAATTTCATGATTATTCAAATGTAGATAATTGTTTAATTTACTGTAATCCTAGAGACAATATCAGCATGACTCAATAGTACATCCCATTCCACTTTCCATTCTGTTTACAATGCTTCAAACTGTTGCCTAGTTACCTACTACTTGGTTTTGGAGTTAAAAGTAAATCAGTAGTTCTAAAGGTTTCCTACTTGTATTAGGGGAAATAACACTTTTTTACCTTGTTGTTTTTTCTCCTGGAAAGCCCCTTAAAGAAATATGGGAAATGTATTAAATAAGCTACACATCTGGTATGAAAAATACGTGAAATCCCGTTTTGCTCAAGAGGAGACAGATCCCATTCCACCAATAGATGCTAACTTTCACCTCGACAAAATAAAGAGATATGGTGATATCCTGAGAAATACAGATCTACCCTTAGAAGAGAGGGTCAAAGCTGCACACCACATTGGGCTTCTGGCTTATACAGGTACGCAGTGAGAGAATGGGACATAGCAGGTATGGATGAGGTCTGAAGCTAAATTAGAGCAGCCTGTGCAGTTAGTCTGACATAAaacttttaaactatttttaagATCGATTGTTCAGGATTCAGGAAAAACCCTCCCCTAAAAAGATTCTAATGAAAGGTTGTACTGGAAATGAAACCTGGAGGAGGTTAaaaaggagggtgtgtgtgtgtcccccttcATTAGCGGTTCAAGTAACCAGCAAGGCTGGGGACTCAAGTCCTCTTATGGACCTTTACATCTTCAGAATGTGTAGTTAAATTTGGGCCGCTGACAGGCACTTAAGAGATGGTGATTTCTAGCAGTAGCCCCATCCCCATCGCACCCTATGCTATTCCTGAATGGGCTGACCCCCACCCCTCAGCACAAAATTTCAGAGGGCTCAAGCACCTGCAACAAGAGGGAGGAAATCTTCACCCCCATTACATTTTCTTAAGTACTTTAACCATTCAGAAATTGTGGTTGGATATTAACCAATATAATCTAGTTATCAGAAATGTTTCAGATAACTGACACATAGATTAAATTAACTGTATCAAACCATAAGATATTCTCAGGCTAGAAGCTGGAAGCCCCAAATTCAAATcctgtgccatggaagttcactgagtGACCTTTGGGTTAGTCGCAGTCTCTCCCCATCTTAGTTCATAGGTCTGTtgctattggggagaaaggccacGTATAAATGAACTGAAATACCTAAAAATTGCCTAGAAGTCTCCTCGTATAACTCTCTAGTTCACATTTTTATGCTTCTGGAGACCAATAACATTGTGCTAGAACATGACCTCAGGCAATGAAAGAGTGCTACCAAAAGGGTGTGAGAGAGTTATATGGGGTAGTAGCAAGTGGCAGAAAGCAACTTGAGTATGAGAAAGGAATGAAGATTTCCCTTTTTTCAAAAGGGGGTGCTAGTCTATTCACACCACCAGCTTCTTTTCaaccagttatttatttttatatttatatactgccctcccctgaggctcacttTCAGTgaattttagaagtagattttcctcttccgcataggaaaatgcacattggaagtgcattatccaatatgggCAGAATGGGCCAGAAGGGAATATTCAGAGTTCCCGCATACTAGTAAGCTTCTTCTTCAAACTTAAAACAAATGCTTTTCCTTTCAGGGGGTGTCACCTGCAGTATGCCTGCCTCGGAATATATTCAGGACATGACTGATATGTTGATCATAGCAGATACTTCCAGGAGGGTGAGAATTGCACTTCTGAAAGGAATATGTGGTATATGCTACTTAAACTACAACAACCAAAACCATTCCAAAGAGCTCCACCTTTCAGACATTCTTCTTGCCTCTCTGGATGAGGATGAGAATGAAGAAGAGGACGAAAATTCCACTGGTGGTGATCAGGATATCATCATTGTCAAGTTCTGGGTCTGTTATCTTATGACTGTCATCTGCTGTAACAACTACCCTTACCTGAAATTATTTCAGGATTCAGGAGGAAAAATGCTAGTGAACAGGCTGGAATCCCTCTCTTGCATGGAATGGTTTGGCTGGCCATCCAACTATGCTGAAATAATGCTGGCACTCCTGGGATATCAGAGCACAGAATAGATCTCGAGGGAAATGTTACCAAAGGCCCATCGAAGAAAACCATCCGATTACATAGGAGCCAAAATTAATTTTGTATGTTCCCTAAATACTTGAAATTAAAGACTTGCTGTGAAGTCCACACATGCTAGCACTTTCTCCTGTTCATAGTTTATAGCTCAAAGTACACATTAACAAACCTGCAATCCAGTTTCGAGTCCAATTCTGCCGAGGCTACCCCTGCAACTGCAATCTTTCCAAATTGAGCACTCCCCACCATCAATATAAGCAGCCCttttgcccagtgaacggatctgGTGACACCTGAGCACTTCTGAAATTTAAGTGGGTGCGGATCTGAAGAGAGACAACGAGGAGCTTCTGCAAGTGCCCCGTGAAAATGCATGATTCTAAAATAttctaaaatgaaataaacacaTTTCTGCTCTCACTGCTAAGTCTGGTTATACCTTGTGCAGTAAATAAGCAGATTTCCGACCCATCTTCATTATCTGCTTAATGGGGACTTAATAAGCATAAGGCTACCTATGTTTAATTTAGGACTCAGGAGTGCACATCTTAAAAAGTGCTGAAGAAGTTAATGTTTGAATGAAGCACATTCAAGGGAGATCATCATGTAGAAGTCCCAGGTATGTTTTTGTCATTTTTAACACACTGGTTGCCTCAAATAGGCATCATAAATTCCCTAAATAAAGTACATATATGAAGTTAACTATTACATATCTATCTTTCTTGTCCTTTACGATCAGTATTAAATAAAGCAGCCCGACTATGCAAAATAATAGTGGTTTGACTCCCATGTGCCACTAGAATCCCAGTTTATTTAGTTGCCACAGCTGCTCCTTCTAGCCTTGTCCTAATTCAAACACCTCTCAATTTTATTACTGAGTTTTCCAGGTTTCAAATATCATTGAATTAGTCTAGTCATCATTTAGTCCCATTTCAGTCTTCTCCTAGACAGTTCTTGAAAGTACTGGCAGAGTCATTAACACAGCAACactgcacaacctgattaaacagcagatgatgaagaagagttggttcttatgtgccacttttttctaccaggagtttcaaagcggcttacaatcaccttcccttccctctgcccacaacagtttaggtgaagctgagagagccttgatattactgctctgtcaaaacagcccaaggtcacccagctggctgcatgtggaggagcaggaaatcaaacccggctcaccagattggaagtccgcattcctaaccactacaccaagctggcaagtgtatatttaggaactaacatactcaatagtaaaaaaaaggcAGGAGAGGTTTCCTAATTACATCTCTAGCTAAGAAAAAGAGaacaaattcaagtgggtagctgtgttggtctaaagcagcctaacaaaacaaaatcagagtccagtagcacatttaagaccaacaaagat from Paroedura picta isolate Pp20150507F chromosome 9, Ppicta_v3.0, whole genome shotgun sequence harbors:
- the ARMH2 gene encoding armadillo-like helical domain-containing protein 2 — translated: MGNVLNKLHIWYEKYVKSRFAQEETDPIPPIDANFHLDKIKRYGDILRNTDLPLEERVKAAHHIGLLAYTGGVTCSMPASEYIQDMTDMLIIADTSRRVRIALLKGICGICYLNYNNQNHSKELHLSDILLASLDEDENEEEDENSTGGDQDIIIVKFWVCYLMTVICCNNYPYLKLFQDSGGKMLVNRLESLSCMEWFGWPSNYAEIMLALLGYQSTE